Genomic window (Achromobacter sp. B7):
CGACGCCTGCCCCATCATTTCAACGACGCCCATCAAGGGGCTGTACTTCAACTGCGGCTGGGGCACGGGCGGCTTCAAGGCCACTCCGGGGTCGGGATGGGTCTTTGCCTACACGGTGGCCAACAACGCGCCGCACCGGCTGAACGCCCCGTTTTCGCTGGACCGCTTCCATACCGGCCACTTGATCGACGAACACGGCGCGGCCGCCGTCGCGCACTGATTGCGGAGCTTACCCATGCTGATGCTGACTTGTCCCTACTGCGGCCCGCGCGCCGAAACGGAATTCACCTGCGGCGGCGAGGCCGACATCGTTCGGCCGCTGGATTGCGATGCCCTGACCGACGCGCAATGGGCCGACTACGCATTCATGCGGCGCAACGAACGCGGCCGTGCGCGCGAGCAATGGCAGCACGCCCACGGTTGCCGCCGCTGGTTCCTGGCGGAACGCGATACGGTCAGCCATGAATTTCATGGCTTCCACACTTTCGAGCACGCGGCCGGAGAACGCAAATGAGGCAACCCCATCGGCTCGCGCACGGCGGACGCCTCGACACGGCGACGTCCATCGAATTCACCTTCAATGGCCGCACCCTTTACGGCTGCCAGGGCGACACGCTGGCGTCCGCGCTGCTGGCCAACGGCGAGCATTTCGTGGGGCGCAGCTTCAAGTACCACCGCCCGCGCGGCGTCATGACGGCGGGCGTCGAAGAGCCCAATGCCCTGGTGCAGCTGGAAGACGGCGGGCATACCGTGCCCAACCCGGCCGCGACGACAGTTGAACTGTATGAAGGCCTGCGCGCCACCAGCGTCAACGCCGCGCCCGACCTTGAGCGCGACCGCATGGCCATCCTGCAACGGGTGGGGCGCTTTATTCCGGCGGGCTTCTACTACAAGACGTTCATGTGGCCCAGGCGCTGGTGGCCTCGCTACGAACGCTTTATCCGTCAGGCGGGCGGGCTGGGGCGTGCACCGGCGCAGCCCGACCCGGACCACTACGACAAGCGCTACGCCCATTGCGATGTCCTGGTGGTGGGAGGCGGGCCTGCCGGCCTGGCCGCGGCGATGGCGGCGGGCATGGCGGGCGCGCGCGTGATCCTCGTCGACAACCAGTCCGAACTGGGCGGCGGCCTGCTGTCCAGCCCCGCGCTGATCAATGGCG
Coding sequences:
- a CDS encoding sarcosine oxidase subunit delta, whose amino-acid sequence is MLMLTCPYCGPRAETEFTCGGEADIVRPLDCDALTDAQWADYAFMRRNERGRAREQWQHAHGCRRWFLAERDTVSHEFHGFHTFEHAAGERK